A section of the Thermodesulfobacteriota bacterium genome encodes:
- a CDS encoding PaaI family thioesterase has product MEEEKKRLYFRKVETEPYAKLLNIKLKDVDEGYALCEMEYTERLDNIYGIAHGGAIFSLIDEAFEISSNSYQNVAVALNMNVTYIRAPKKNTILTAESKEIYRTKRTASYYITVRDDENLLAVCQALVYIKDREIPFLEELRQKKG; this is encoded by the coding sequence ATGGAAGAAGAAAAGAAGCGGCTCTATTTTAGAAAAGTAGAGACTGAGCCTTACGCGAAACTTCTAAATATCAAACTCAAAGACGTGGACGAAGGTTATGCACTCTGCGAAATGGAGTATACTGAAAGGCTTGATAACATTTATGGAATTGCCCACGGAGGTGCCATATTCTCCCTTATAGATGAAGCCTTTGAGATCTCCTCAAACAGCTATCAGAATGTGGCTGTCGCCTTGAACATGAATGTCACGTATATCCGGGCCCCTAAAAAGAACACCATCCTTACTGCGGAATCTAAAGAAATCTATAGAACAAAAAGGACAGCCTCTTATTACATCACGGTTCGGGATGACGAAAATTTGCTCGCGGTATGTCAAGCGCTAGTCTACATCAAGGATAGAGAGATACCTTTCCTGGAAGAACTAAGGCAGAAAAAAGGGTAG
- the bamD gene encoding outer membrane protein assembly factor BamD — MKKLVFILMFAFFFSYCAGKQTKPTRLANDLYVEGVNLMKQKKYDRAIRNFSQIRENYPFDPVAPYALIKMADCYFMKKDYMAASRLYEDFASSFPNDENIPYVLLKCGECYEKLSLSFERDQEYTYKALEKYTILLSRFPHLHYAKEAENRKKLLEEKLAERELYVAEFYFRTHEYNACILRLEYLLKHYPNSKRIDKALFLLSKAHFELGNTEKSEYYRARLMEEYPKSPYAAQSKSQRGGLKGSKNKEVNPKGEGKERVLPEEIRKEERNPTEKFTFFDPKKGVEVFAKRMEGFEKERRVFFEGNVLLRQEDLTILCDTLEAYLSEDRKEIEKVFAKGNVRIIKGQRTATCNEAEFDSKGATIVLKGEVLVISGPDRLKGDVIVYYMNEDRILVKGKKDKKARMIIFPK, encoded by the coding sequence ATGAAGAAGCTCGTTTTTATCCTCATGTTTGCCTTTTTCTTCAGCTACTGTGCCGGAAAGCAGACTAAACCTACCCGATTAGCAAATGATCTCTACGTTGAAGGTGTGAATCTTATGAAACAGAAGAAGTACGATAGAGCAATTCGTAACTTCTCCCAGATAAGGGAAAACTATCCTTTTGATCCTGTTGCACCCTATGCGCTCATTAAAATGGCAGACTGCTACTTTATGAAGAAGGACTATATGGCAGCGTCTAGGCTTTATGAAGACTTTGCAAGTAGTTTTCCCAACGACGAGAATATCCCTTACGTCTTGCTAAAATGCGGAGAATGCTACGAAAAATTGTCCCTCTCTTTTGAAAGGGATCAAGAGTACACCTATAAAGCTTTAGAAAAGTACACTATCCTTTTGAGCCGTTTTCCTCACCTTCACTACGCGAAGGAAGCCGAAAACAGAAAGAAACTTCTCGAAGAGAAACTGGCAGAGAGAGAACTCTACGTTGCCGAATTCTACTTTCGAACTCACGAATACAACGCCTGTATTTTAAGACTCGAGTATCTCTTGAAACACTATCCAAACTCGAAAAGAATCGACAAAGCCCTATTTCTTTTAAGTAAGGCCCACTTCGAGCTGGGAAATACAGAGAAAAGCGAGTACTATAGGGCCAGGCTTATGGAGGAATACCCAAAAAGTCCGTACGCAGCTCAGTCAAAAAGTCAAAGAGGCGGTCTTAAAGGATCAAAAAATAAAGAAGTGAATCCAAAAGGGGAAGGAAAAGAAAGGGTATTACCAGAGGAAATACGGAAAGAAGAGAGGAACCCTACCGAAAAGTTCACGTTTTTCGATCCAAAAAAAGGGGTTGAAGTTTTTGCCAAAAGAATGGAAGGTTTCGAGAAAGAAAGGAGAGTCTTTTTTGAGGGCAATGTCCTTTTAAGACAGGAGGATCTTACCATTCTTTGCGACACCTTAGAGGCATATCTCTCCGAGGACAGAAAGGAGATCGAAAAGGTCTTCGCTAAAGGAAATGTGAGAATAATCAAAGGTCAAAGGACCGCAACTTGCAATGAAGCAGAATTTGACAGCAAAGGCGCAACAATAGTCCTTAAAGGAGAAGTTTTAGTGATATCCGGTCCGGACAGACTAAAAGGTGATGTGATCGTTTACTACATGAACGAGGACAGGATATTAGTTAAAGGGAAAAAAGACAAAAAAGCGAGAATGATCATATTCCCAAAATGA
- a CDS encoding class I SAM-dependent methyltransferase, with product MLLKMDLRKLILLGIEHYWEKTSGVLIEKLNAIVVELLRWKKHINLTGFKNEESVIKNLVFEALFVLKYLRDRTRIVDAGSGSGIMAFVFALFLPSEILSIERNTKKATFQKHIKRLIDIPNLTILNGAIEEIEPLGADAVFAKAFGKTEAIVKKTDKHLLKMGILLLPKGIKEEPRKLPNYILEKNEAYVLFMGNRQSRLLIYRKIR from the coding sequence ATGCTTTTGAAGATGGATTTGAGAAAGCTCATCCTTCTTGGAATAGAACATTACTGGGAAAAAACTTCTGGAGTCCTTATAGAGAAGTTAAACGCAATCGTGGTGGAGCTTCTAAGGTGGAAAAAACACATAAATTTGACAGGATTCAAAAATGAGGAGTCTGTAATAAAAAATTTAGTCTTCGAGGCCCTCTTTGTTCTTAAGTACCTTCGCGATCGGACAAGAATAGTCGATGCTGGGTCAGGATCGGGTATCATGGCTTTCGTTTTTGCTCTTTTTCTGCCCTCTGAAATTCTCTCTATTGAAAGAAACACAAAAAAGGCGACTTTCCAAAAGCACATAAAAAGACTAATTGACATTCCGAATCTTACTATACTTAATGGAGCAATTGAGGAAATAGAACCATTGGGCGCGGACGCTGTATTCGCGAAGGCTTTCGGCAAAACTGAAGCGATAGTAAAGAAGACCGACAAACACCTTTTGAAAATGGGGATTCTCCTTCTGCCCAAAGGAATAAAAGAAGAACCTCGAAAACTACCGAATTATATCCTCGAAAAAAACGAAGCATACGTCCTTTTTATGGGTAATAGACAAAGCAGACTTTTAATCTACAGAAAAATCCGTTGA
- a CDS encoding cyclophilin-like fold protein codes for MKAKITIGNVSVEAEFFNTPCAKAIYEALPLYAEVNEWGDEFYFSIPLRLPLDETATREVDVGDIGYWPPGSAIAIFFGPTPISEGEKPRPASEVNLIGKVLHDPKVLRMAKGSKRISIERIQGQNL; via the coding sequence ATGAAGGCCAAGATAACGATAGGAAATGTCTCCGTTGAAGCCGAGTTTTTTAATACTCCATGTGCGAAGGCAATCTACGAGGCTCTTCCTCTTTATGCCGAAGTAAACGAGTGGGGGGACGAATTCTATTTTTCCATCCCTCTTAGGTTACCACTCGATGAGACGGCAACACGTGAAGTAGATGTGGGAGACATAGGTTACTGGCCACCTGGTAGCGCCATAGCGATCTTTTTCGGGCCAACTCCCATAAGCGAGGGAGAAAAACCCCGTCCCGCAAGCGAGGTAAACTTGATTGGGAAAGTTTTGCACGATCCAAAGGTACTTAGAATGGCAAAAGGTTCAAAGAGAATATCGATAGAGAGGATTCAGGGCCAGAATCTGTAA
- a CDS encoding AAA family ATPase — protein sequence MVISIANQKGGVGKTTTAINLSASIAVSERKVLLIDMDSQSNATQGLGILYSELRSSIYDVLIGEKEIKEVIMRTEVPYLDIIPSHPDLIGAEVELLDFPEKESILKKHLEIVKEEYAYIVVDCPPSLGLLTINALVGSDRVLIPLQCEYFALEGLALLLRTIAVVKRRLNPSLDILGVLLTMFDKRNALSFRVLEEVKRHFSKELFSTIIPRNVRLSEASSYGKPVLLYDINSKGAESYLDLAAEVIERSPKCKEKIP from the coding sequence ATGGTCATATCCATAGCAAACCAGAAAGGTGGGGTAGGAAAAACAACCACCGCTATAAATCTCTCCGCTTCAATAGCAGTCTCGGAAAGGAAAGTTCTCCTCATAGACATGGATTCACAGTCAAATGCCACACAGGGACTAGGCATACTTTATAGCGAGTTGAGATCCAGTATATACGATGTCCTCATCGGGGAAAAAGAGATAAAGGAAGTGATAATGAGGACTGAGGTTCCGTATCTCGACATAATTCCATCCCATCCGGACCTTATCGGGGCTGAGGTGGAGCTTTTAGATTTTCCGGAAAAAGAGTCTATTCTTAAGAAACACTTAGAAATAGTAAAAGAGGAGTACGCATATATAGTCGTTGACTGTCCCCCGTCTCTCGGTCTTCTCACAATAAATGCTCTTGTCGGTTCTGATAGGGTTTTAATCCCTCTTCAGTGCGAATATTTCGCTTTGGAAGGCCTAGCCCTCCTTTTAAGAACAATAGCTGTCGTAAAAAGAAGGCTCAATCCCTCCCTAGATATTTTAGGGGTCCTCCTTACAATGTTCGACAAAAGGAACGCTCTTTCCTTTCGGGTCTTAGAAGAAGTAAAGAGGCACTTTTCAAAAGAGCTTTTCTCCACAATAATCCCCAGAAACGTAAGATTAAGTGAGGCAAGTAGCTATGGTAAACCTGTCCTTCTCTATGATATAAACTCCAAAGGCGCGGAAAGTTACCTCGATCTTGCAGCGGAAGTTATAGAAAGGAGCCCGAAGTGCAAAGAAAAGATCCCCTAG